From the Desulfohalovibrio reitneri genome, one window contains:
- the tauA gene encoding taurine ABC transporter substrate-binding protein, producing MRRLLVLCALLLLVAAPAAAAEKSATIGYQLIFNPWKIAMAEGWFEEATGWELDFRQFDSGSKVLPALASGDVDIALGGSTPVATATSSGLPVELFWINEAIEGAEALVVRDGSGIVAPQDLRGKTIGVPFVSTTHFHTLFALEQFGIPESEVRLLNLQPNAITAAWKRGDIDAAFVWSPALDRIMENGKVLITSGQLGDWGKPTFDGLMARTDFSRENPEFMVEFVKVLARTSALYRDNPEAFTPDSKEVKAIVSMVGGNAGDVPTVLSRYGFPSLEEQVSCQWLGCGEDGGAARALTATAKFLKSQKKIPQVAESYAKFVNPEWAERALQER from the coding sequence ACCAGCTCATCTTCAATCCCTGGAAGATCGCCATGGCCGAGGGATGGTTCGAGGAGGCAACCGGCTGGGAGCTGGACTTCCGCCAGTTCGACTCCGGCAGCAAGGTGCTGCCCGCCCTGGCCTCAGGCGACGTGGACATCGCTCTGGGCGGCTCCACCCCGGTGGCCACGGCCACGTCCTCCGGCCTGCCCGTGGAGCTGTTCTGGATCAACGAGGCCATTGAGGGGGCCGAGGCCCTGGTGGTGCGCGACGGCTCCGGCATCGTCGCCCCGCAGGATCTGCGCGGCAAGACCATCGGCGTGCCCTTCGTCTCCACCACCCATTTCCACACCCTGTTCGCCCTGGAACAGTTCGGCATCCCGGAGTCCGAGGTCAGGCTGCTGAACCTGCAGCCCAACGCCATCACCGCGGCCTGGAAGCGCGGCGACATCGACGCCGCCTTCGTCTGGAGCCCGGCCCTGGACCGCATCATGGAAAACGGCAAGGTTCTCATCACCTCCGGCCAGCTCGGCGACTGGGGCAAGCCCACCTTCGACGGCCTCATGGCCCGCACCGATTTCTCGCGCGAGAACCCGGAGTTCATGGTGGAGTTCGTCAAGGTTCTGGCCCGGACCAGCGCCCTGTACCGCGATAATCCCGAGGCCTTCACCCCGGACTCCAAAGAGGTCAAGGCCATCGTTTCCATGGTGGGCGGCAACGCGGGGGACGTGCCCACCGTGCTTTCCCGCTACGGCTTCCCCAGCCTTGAGGAGCAGGTGTCCTGCCAGTGGCTTGGCTGCGGCGAGGACGGCGGAGCGGCCCGCGCCCTGACCGCCACGGCCAAGTTCCTCAAGAGCCAGAAAAAGATTCCCCAGGTGGCCGAGAGCTACGCCAAATTCGTCAACCCGGAGTGGGCCGAGCGCGCCCTTCAGGAGCGGTAG